A region of Diceros bicornis minor isolate mBicDic1 chromosome 31, mDicBic1.mat.cur, whole genome shotgun sequence DNA encodes the following proteins:
- the LOC131395528 gene encoding pregnancy-associated glycoprotein-like: MKWFGVLGLVALSECLVIIPLMKVKSIRENLREKDMLKDYLEKYPYRLTHELLYTQQDSGVTFEPMRNYLDLAYVGIISIGTPPQEFKVIFDTGSADMWVPSIYCTSQACAKHNTFNPLRSSTFVASGQPINLAYGTGKMSGFLGYDTVKIGSLVDVNQAFGLSLKEPGKFMEYTAFDGIVGLSYPTLSVKGAIPVFDNLWNQGLISENLFAFYLSSKGQKGSVVMFGGVDPSYYTGELHWVPVSKCTYWQISMDSISMNGKVVACHGGCQAIMDTGTSLLIGPHDAILNIQRIIQARPSNTGEYIINCDTVNTLPDVVFTINGVGYPVPASAYIQKGRLGTCFSSFDKGMGHLFTSEVWILGDVFLRLYFTIFDRANNRIGLAKAV, from the exons atGAAGTGGTTTGGGGTCCTAGGGCTGGTGGCCCTCTCAGAGTGTTTAGTCAT AATCCCTCTGATGAAGGTCAAGTCCATTCGAGAAAACCTCAGGGAGAAAGACATGCTGAAGGACTACCTGGAGAAGTACCCCTACCGTCTGACCCACGAGCTTCTTTACACACAACAGGACTCTGGAGTAACTTTTGAACCCATGAGGAACTACCTGGAT CTAGCCTACGTCGGCATCATCAGCATTGGAACACCCCCTCAGGAATTCAAGGTCATCTTTGACACCGGCTCCGCTGACATGTGGGTGCCCTCCATCTACTGCACCAGCCAGGCCTGTG CCAAGCACAATACCTTCAACCCTCTGCGGTCCTCCACCTTCGTGGCCTCAGGCCAGCCCATCAACCTCGCCTACGGCACCGGGAAGATGTCAGGATTTCTTGGCTACGACACTGTTAAG ATTGGGAGCCTTGTCGACGTAAACCAGGCATTTGGCCTGAGCCTGAAGGAACCCGGCAAGTTTATGGAATACACAGCTTTCGACGGCATCGTAGGCCTCAGCTACCCCACCCTGAGCGTCAAAGGGGCCATCCCTGTCTTCGACAACCTGTGGAACCAAGGCCTCATTTCTGAGAATCTCTTCGCCTTCTACTTGAGCAG CAAGGGCCAGAAGGGCAGCGTGGTGATGTTTGGCGGGGTGGACCCTTCCTACTACACCGGAGAGCTCCACTGGGTGCCCGTGTCCAAATGCACCTACTGGCAAATATCCATGGACAG CATCTCCATGAATGGGAAGGTTGTTGCTTGTCATGGTGGCTGCCAGGCCATTATGGATACTGGGACCTCATTGCTGATTGGCCCACATGACGCCATCCTCAACATCCAGAGGATCATCCAGGCCAGGCCCTCCAACACCGGCGAG TACATCATCAACTGTGACACCGTCAACACCCTGCCTGACGTCGTCTTCACCATCAACGGTGTCGGCTACCCAGTGCCAGCCAGTGCCTACATCCAGAAG GGTCGTTTGGGCACCTGCTTCAGCAGTTTTGACAAGGGCATGGGCCACTTGTTCACCTCGGAGGTCTGGATCCTGGGTGACGTCTTCCTGAGGCTGTATTTCACCATTTTCGATCGAGCAAACAACAGGATTGGACTGGCTAAGGCGGTGTAA